A stretch of DNA from Anopheles nili chromosome 2, idAnoNiliSN_F5_01, whole genome shotgun sequence:
gccgtttttgttttggacaCGTATTACGAAAGTAATGATTATGTAATGTGACGATAGAAACGCTTGAATGTTGCTCAAGTGCAACATGTTATTCATACAGTGGTGATTTGTTATCCAATGTAGTTTCAACCCTTTTTACTATCCCTTTTAGATTGATCTCTACGTTGACACTGCGCGGCCGATCGTCGACAAGGTGCTGGAAGGATACAATGGCACCATTTTGGCATACGGACAAACGGGTACCGGCAAAACCTACACCATGTCGGGTAATCCTGAATCTCCCCAGACGAAGGGAATCATCCCGAACACGTTCGCGCACATCTTCGGACACATAGCGCGCGGTAAGGAAAACCAAAAGTTTCTCGTTCGCGTCAGCTACATGGAAATCTACAACGAGGAGGTGCGTGATTTGCTCGGCAAGGAGTTGAACAAAAGCCTGGAAGTGAAGGAACGCGCCGACATCGGCGTGTTCGTGAAAGACCTGAGCGGGTACGTCGTGCACAACGCGGATGATCTCGACAACATCATGAAGCTGGGCAACAAGAATCGAGTCGTTGGTGCGACAAAAATGAACTCGGAATCATCTCGATCTCATGCGATCTTCTCGATCACCGTTGAATCGAGCGAAACGGACGAATCCGGTCGACAGTACGTGCGTATGGGCAAACTGCAGCTGGTAGACTTGGCCGGTTCCGAGCGGCAGAGCAAAACTCAATCGTCAGGATTGCGCCTGAAGGAAGCGACCAAGATCAACTTGTCACTGTCGGTGCTGGGCAACGTGATCAGCGCACTTGTCGATGGTAAAAGCACGCACATTCCCTATCGAAACTCGAAACTGACGCGTTTGCTGCAGGACTCGCTTGGTGGCAACAGCAAGACCGTGATGTGCGCCAGCGTTGGTCCAGCTGATGCGAACTACGTCGAAACCATCTCGACGCTCCGGTATGCGTGCCGTGCGAAGAGCATCCAGAATCTGGCACACATCAACGAGGAACCGAAGGATGCGTTGTTGCGTCACTTCCAGGAGGAAATCGAGGAATTGAAGCGCCAACTAGAGGAGGGCATTTTCCAGCAAGGAATCGAGAGTGgcgaagaggaggaagaagaagaggacgaAGCCGACGGTGAGAATGACGAGGATGCGGTGGAAGAGCAGTGCGAACAGGACGCTGACCGGGAGCGGGAGCGGTTGGAGCGCAAGGAAAAGCGTCGTAAGGAGCGGGCTCGAGAGCGGAAAGAAAAGAGCGACGCAGAAAAGGAGCTGTTGGAGaaaaaagcgatggaaagtCAGCAGGAACTGAAGCAGGCTAAGTAAGTGATGCAGGCATTCCTACGCCTTTGTGATAACTATAACACTCGTTGCTTGTTACAGATCGGAACAAGATCAGCTGAGAGCTAAGCTTTCGTCGCTGGAGAACAAGATCCTGGTGGGAGGTGAAAATCTGctcgagaaagcgaaagaacaGGAGCTGATATTGGAGAACTCGATAACTGAACTGGAGCAGCGTACCAAGACGGAGCGTGaattgaaggaaaatttgcaaaaaatcGAAGCTGAACGCATCGACATCGAAGAGCGGTACAATTCGCTGCAGGAGGAGTGCGTgggcaaaacgaaaaagctgCAGCGCGTTATGTCCATGCTGATGAGCATCAAGTCGGagcttgcggatcagcagcaggagcagcagcgcGAAAAGGAGGGCATTTACGAGAACATTCGCAGCCTTTCGCGGGAGCTAGCGCTCTGCGAGTTGGTTATAAATTCGTACATTCCGAAGGAGTATCAGGTACTGATGATTCCACGTGCCCTCAATTTTTCTCTTATAGACTGAGATCTGATCTTTCCATTTGCTCTTATAGAACATGATCGAAAAGTTCACCCACTGGAACGAGGACATTGGCGAGTGGCAGCTGAAGTGCGTCGCGTACACCGGCAACAACATGCGCAAGAACATCCCAGAACCAAAGGTCAACACCAAAGAGACGGATCTGGTCGATCTGTCACACGTGTATCTCAGCTACAACACGGAGTCGGTCGCGGAACCGATTCGGGCCAAGACGGCACGTCCGCGCACATCCGGCATCGCTCGTCCAACGACCGCTAGGAAATACTActagaggaagaaaaaaccgtCATCATCCAACTAGAGGAGCAGGGagatttagaaaaaaaagaaagtatttTACTAATGAGGCTGGGTTATGCTTTTAGCCGATGAGGCCAACCACTTTGATTATCATCAACATCCAGTATGCACCTTTCTTCACGTGATAGAATGATTTCACGGAGTGATATTTACCGTAGGGATGTGCGAGCAGGAGCATGCAAGGTCTCAGAGTAACGTCAAGGGGGAGGGCAATTTTATCGTTTTGTgtcttgaagaaaaaaaaccctttagATGCCCCTTGATAATGAGGTAGTTGAACAGATTGCATTAAACGCACAACAGCACGGCAATGGCAATGACACCGGAATGTGCAATTCGATACTAGTCGCTTTTCATCGATCGCAAGATCGACGTTTGTTAGTTGATGTGTAAAACTTAACCGAGATCTTAACCTATTTTTATTATATGCACTTAAACCGTGACAGGCATCGCTATGGACTAGCTATAGCCAGGAGAATGTTTCGTCAATAGAGGTACTCTTGTTTAGGGAAGCCCTCGGGAGGATTTCATTCTAAGAGTAAGTTAGTACTGCTTCGGATAGGTTCGCTTCATATAGAATTTGTGTACGCTTTGCTTCTGTAACACCAAAAGGCTATTTTCAACTGATTTCTACCAGATACGATAAAAGTGTGTAACGTAAGAATTAGCAGAGATGGTCCGGCAGTCGTCGCCCGAATAATTTACCTCGTTTCAACCTCAATCGTACCAGTGAGCATGAAGAGCCAGGTGAAACCCGGTGTACCAAGTACGCGAGCAGACAAACAAAAGTTATTGATAATTTGAAGGACAGatgaacaaaaaccaaaccgttGAGAGGAATTTGCTGTGGTTGTGACAATATTCTAGTAACGTTTAGATAAAGACAAAGGGTTTAATTTCGTGTACAgagttccgttccgttttggtAGTGTGCGCACTTTCACTTTCGGTTGTTTTagagagttttcttttctcggcACGCATCTAAACGCatgttttccatcgaatggggCAACCAAAACCCGAAAATAGAATCCATCAACCGTCACCTAGTGTGTGTGGCCCAAGTGGGCATTCAACTAACAGCACTTAGTTGAACGAGTACTCACAGCTCGTCCTGGTTAGTCTGGTTTCAGGCTGGAGTAGCACGTAGCAAACATCAGGCGGAGAAAGTCGACCTCCTCAGTCAAACGATGGTAGCATAATACTCCCGTAGTGCAGGCGTACCTTAGTAGAGATCGAACacttgaaacaaaacatgtaTTTCTAGGCTAGTCAAAATGCTGCAACAATGCTGCAAAAACGCTTACATAATAGCACTCGATCGGAATTAACGCTTACACACAAATGCGGTGTAAGAATGCGTAAGCTTTGCTGCTAAAATCAAACATGACTTTGCATATGCACTAACCCAGCAGAAGAATAACCGCAATACTCAACAACACATTTGCACATCCATTGTACGGAGTTcttataaaatataaaacataaaaaaccacacaccgtGTGActgtttggggttttctttctaaTCGAAAGGCGAACGACGATAAAAACGTGCAATAAGGTATCAGTTTATAGGTTTAAATAACTGGTAAATTTGTACATCCGGAGGTGTGTAAACGTAATAAATAATGTATGTTTGGtcagcataaaaaatgcaaccctcTACGCGCACCTACACTGGTACTATACACTACCGACTAACACTAATGCGCAAGCAGTTTTCCTTCCGCCTGGCGGACGAGGGTCCCTGCAGGAGCAGCACCCTTAAAGGTGATCCTCGCGGAGTCCTTCGGTGCTACCACTAAGCGATAAACATACACTAACAGCTACAGTCTCTACGGTTAGTCTTTCACAGTGCGGTCAGATAGGCTTGTATCTTCTGCGCGTCTCCAGCAGCGCCGAAGAGACGGAAACGGAATTCATGCAGCAATCAGTACGATCCAAGGTAATTCTTATTCGCGTTGCGATCTAATCGGCAGGTTGACCTACCGAAAGCTTATGATAAGGCGtgccctctttctctctctctatctctctccctGCTTTCTGTCTCTCCTTGAACGTTAAATCTCCTGATCATCACATCGTCGTAGGTGTACCGAACTGGTGTACGAGGTAGTGGCGGCCGTTACGATTGTTCCGGTCGTGTGCGAGGTCGCTGCCGGTATAGCCATGCCTAGCCGCTACGTCCGGTCTCGGAATCTAATCTCGATCGGCGTGCGTGGGGCCAGCAGGAACTGAAACTGTGTGTCGAGCGGGCTGCGATAGTCTATCTCGAAGTTTTGGAATATCtatcggcaaaaaaaatgaagta
This window harbors:
- the LOC128730963 gene encoding kinesin-like protein KIF3A; the protein is MPEEAIKNEGEIENVRVVVRVRPMDKNELDSNCQNVIKVDKGNRSITVVKPNANASEPPKVYYFDNVFGEDSTQIDLYVDTARPIVDKVLEGYNGTILAYGQTGTGKTYTMSGNPESPQTKGIIPNTFAHIFGHIARGKENQKFLVRVSYMEIYNEEVRDLLGKELNKSLEVKERADIGVFVKDLSGYVVHNADDLDNIMKLGNKNRVVGATKMNSESSRSHAIFSITVESSETDESGRQYVRMGKLQLVDLAGSERQSKTQSSGLRLKEATKINLSLSVLGNVISALVDGKSTHIPYRNSKLTRLLQDSLGGNSKTVMCASVGPADANYVETISTLRYACRAKSIQNLAHINEEPKDALLRHFQEEIEELKRQLEEGIFQQGIESGEEEEEEEDEADGENDEDAVEEQCEQDADRERERLERKEKRRKERARERKEKSDAEKELLEKKAMESQQELKQAKSEQDQLRAKLSSLENKILVGGENLLEKAKEQELILENSITELEQRTKTERELKENLQKIEAERIDIEERYNSLQEECVGKTKKLQRVMSMLMSIKSELADQQQEQQREKEGIYENIRSLSRELALCELVINSYIPKEYQNMIEKFTHWNEDIGEWQLKCVAYTGNNMRKNIPEPKVNTKETDLVDLSHVYLSYNTESVAEPIRAKTARPRTSGIARPTTARKYY